The window TACCTCTAAAGCTCGAATTACTCTCCTAATATTTTTAGAGTCAATAATTTTTGTAGCTTCTACATCTATAGATTTAAGTTCTTCAAAAAGGTGTTCTGCACCATATTTATTCGCAATTTGTTCGAATTTTTTACGGAGTTCTGGGTTAGGAGGAACTGACGGTATAGTCCAGTTTTCAATCAAACTCCAAAAGTATTGTCCAGTGCCCCCTACAAGCAAAGGTATTTTCCCTCTTGAAATAATATCCTCGATCGAAGCTTTAGCCGATTGAAGGAAATCTGCAATGCTAAAATCATCCATGGGATCAACTATGTTTATAAGGTGATGTGGGATTGTTTTTAATAGATGTGGTTTTGGCTTTGCAGTACCTATATTCATATTTCGATAAATCTGTCTACTATCTATACTAACAACTTCTGCATCAATATATTTTAGTATCTGCTCGCTTAAGGCTGTTTTACCAATCCCAGTTGGGCCAACGATGGCAATTAATTTTGATAGTATTCTATTATTCGTTTCCATAGACAACCTAATAGTTACAAAGTATCAATTGTTTGAATAATAGAAAGAAATTGTTCAGAATTTAAACTTGCAG of the SAR202 cluster bacterium genome contains:
- the miaA gene encoding tRNA (adenosine(37)-N6)-dimethylallyltransferase MiaA codes for the protein METNNRILSKLIAIVGPTGIGKTALSEQILKYIDAEVVSIDSRQIYRNMNIGTAKPKPHLLKTIPHHLINIVDPMDDFSIADFLQSAKASIEDIISRGKIPLLVGGTGQYFWSLIENWTIPSVPPNPELRKKFEQIANKYGAEHLFEELKSIDVEATKIIDSKNIRRVIRALEVGIAGDKKWSELRSKDPVLYNPFIIGLTKDRTILYRDVDNRIDEMLKEGWIEEVRLLINSNIDLSYSSMSSLGYDEIYRYINGEVSIDDATEKIKINTHRFIRSQYNWFRISDTRIHWFDIAHLKCSYHAKIKTLLETFLVHT